A section of the Alkalihalobacillus sp. LMS39 genome encodes:
- the nikB gene encoding nickel ABC transporter permease subunit NikB: protein MGTYVLKRIFMIVPIFLLATLLTFTMINLSPVDPAEAYFAAAHIQATEEMLEQKRHEFGLDQPLLTQYVNAIIKICQLDFGISYVTNKPVWEEISSRMPATIQLTVGSLFIAILISVPLGFLAGIKKNSGIDHFSRFLSFIGASIPSFWLGYLFIFFFSVKLDLFPVEGKGSWEHLVLPSITLAFPLIALYTRLLRASVLENLQESYVLFARTRGLSEKIIMGKHVLRIAISPMISGLGMNLGNLMTGAIIVEVVFSWPGFGRYFIDAVFNRDIPVIQGYVLLAAALFLISNLIVDLIQMYIDPRISRKGRQFQ from the coding sequence ATGGGCACTTATGTCTTGAAACGGATTTTTATGATTGTTCCAATTTTTCTTTTGGCGACATTACTAACATTTACAATGATTAATTTATCACCAGTGGATCCTGCTGAAGCATATTTTGCCGCAGCTCATATTCAAGCAACAGAAGAGATGTTGGAACAAAAAAGACATGAGTTTGGTTTAGACCAACCTCTCCTAACCCAATATGTGAATGCTATTATTAAAATATGCCAACTTGATTTTGGTATATCTTATGTTACGAATAAACCAGTATGGGAGGAAATTTCCTCTAGAATGCCAGCGACGATCCAGTTAACAGTAGGGAGTCTTTTCATAGCTATTTTAATAAGTGTTCCCTTGGGGTTTTTAGCAGGAATAAAGAAAAATAGTGGAATTGACCATTTTAGTCGATTCCTCTCTTTTATTGGTGCATCCATTCCGTCATTTTGGCTTGGATATTTATTTATTTTCTTTTTCTCTGTTAAACTAGACCTATTCCCAGTTGAGGGTAAAGGCTCCTGGGAACATTTAGTTTTACCTTCAATTACACTGGCATTCCCTTTAATCGCTTTATATACCCGATTACTACGTGCAAGTGTTCTTGAAAATTTACAAGAGTCGTATGTACTTTTTGCCCGAACGAGAGGACTTTCTGAAAAAATTATCATGGGAAAACATGTACTTCGAATTGCCATTTCTCCGATGATTTCTGGACTTGGAATGAATTTAGGGAACTTAATGACCGGAGCGATTATTGTGGAGGTCGTCTTTTCATGGCCAGGATTTGGACGGTATTTTATAGATGCTGTTTTTAATCGTGATATTCCTGTGATCCAAGGTTATGTGCTGTTAGCGGCGGCCCTATTTTTAATAAGTAACTTAATTGTCGATTTAATCCAAATGTATATTGATCCGCGCATATCTAGAAAAGGAAGACAGTTTCAATGA
- the nikC gene encoding nickel ABC transporter permease subunit NikC codes for MIATFREKLKSQKVIVICSVILCVLLFITIFAPWLAPNDPIAVNLVHKLQQPSLTYPLGTDHLGRCTFSRILHGARISLGYALIIFISALSIGLIIGILAGYFGGWIDQLLMRFGDALMAIPSLLFVLGFVGIWGAGLKQVVLGLILVQWVYYARIIRGMVLSLKERNYIMAAKISGSSTWTIVKKHIFPNVLPPLAVMGTLEMGWAIMSLSSMSFLGLGVQPPTPEWGAMIHEGKSYIRTHPALMIYPGLMIMLVVVTFNLLGESLSERFGVKRR; via the coding sequence ATGATAGCAACGTTCCGTGAAAAATTAAAAAGTCAAAAAGTGATTGTCATTTGTTCAGTTATTTTGTGTGTATTATTGTTTATTACTATCTTTGCTCCTTGGCTTGCACCGAATGATCCAATTGCAGTCAATTTAGTTCATAAACTACAACAACCTTCTCTAACATATCCATTAGGAACAGATCATTTAGGTCGATGTACATTTTCACGTATCTTACATGGTGCAAGAATTTCGTTAGGGTATGCTTTAATTATTTTTATATCAGCATTAAGCATTGGTTTGATTATCGGAATTCTTGCAGGGTATTTCGGTGGTTGGATAGACCAATTGTTAATGAGATTCGGTGATGCTCTAATGGCAATCCCAAGTCTTTTGTTTGTTCTTGGTTTTGTAGGAATTTGGGGAGCGGGTCTTAAACAAGTTGTATTAGGGCTAATTCTTGTACAATGGGTTTATTACGCTAGGATAATACGTGGAATGGTATTAAGCTTGAAAGAACGAAACTATATTATGGCTGCGAAAATCAGTGGATCTTCTACTTGGACCATTGTAAAGAAACATATTTTTCCTAATGTTCTCCCGCCACTAGCGGTAATGGGCACACTTGAAATGGGATGGGCGATTATGAGTTTATCCTCCATGTCTTTTCTAGGGTTAGGAGTGCAACCACCTACACCGGAATGGGGGGCGATGATTCATGAAGGGAAATCTTATATTCGGACACACCCAGCTTTAATGATTTACCCAGGATTAATGATAATGTTAGTGGTTGTTACTTTCAATTTATTAGGGGAGTCACTATCTGAACGTTTTGGGGTTAAACGTCGCTAA
- the nikD gene encoding nickel import ATP-binding protein NikD yields MNSNERVVLCVKDLHVQVATSKGVSTLIQDINFEVKKGQILGLVGESGCGKTVTSMSILQLHDKNNLQIKGSITLEGKELNGLENKEMRKIRGKDIAFVMQNPMNAFTPVFTIGHQFIETIKSHTSLTKKQAKELAMDVLESVNLENPNKLLKSYPFQLSGGMLQRVMIAIATCLQPSVIIADEPTTALDLHSQLLVLRLLDKIRTEYGTAILLISHDLGVISEMADDCIVMQNGRIVESANVLELFDNPKHEYTRQLLRTRPTLYSEKQPYTYML; encoded by the coding sequence ATGAATTCAAATGAAAGAGTTGTTTTATGTGTGAAAGATTTGCATGTGCAAGTAGCCACAAGCAAAGGTGTGTCCACACTTATACAGGATATTAATTTTGAGGTGAAAAAAGGTCAAATTCTAGGCCTTGTTGGGGAAAGTGGTTGTGGTAAAACCGTTACAAGTATGTCTATCCTACAGTTGCATGATAAAAATAATTTACAAATCAAGGGAAGTATTACTCTAGAAGGAAAGGAATTGAATGGCCTTGAAAACAAAGAAATGCGAAAAATTCGCGGGAAAGATATTGCTTTCGTTATGCAAAACCCGATGAATGCATTTACTCCTGTTTTTACGATTGGTCATCAATTTATTGAAACAATTAAATCTCATACGTCATTAACTAAAAAGCAAGCAAAAGAGCTTGCGATGGATGTCTTGGAAAGTGTGAATTTGGAAAACCCCAATAAGTTATTAAAAAGCTACCCTTTCCAATTAAGTGGCGGAATGCTTCAACGAGTGATGATTGCTATTGCAACATGCTTACAACCTTCTGTGATTATTGCTGATGAACCAACTACAGCCCTTGATCTTCATAGCCAGTTATTAGTACTGCGATTATTAGATAAAATACGTACGGAATATGGAACCGCGATTTTACTTATTTCTCATGATCTAGGTGTTATATCAGAGATGGCTGATGATTGTATTGTAATGCAAAATGGTAGAATTGTTGAATCAGCAAATGTGTTAGAATTATTTGATAACCCAAAACACGAGTATACGAGGCAGTTATTAAGAACAAGGCCGACCTTATATTCTGAGAAACAACCATATACTTATATGTTGTGA
- the nikE gene encoding nickel import ATP-binding protein NikE — protein sequence MSLLQVKQVHLSFNSKKLFKENTLSNKVLNDVSFTIEEGTCLGLIGTSGAGKSTLGKVILGIQPPQQGQVLFQGYDIYNIGKVTQQKLRRDLQVVFQDSYSAVNPRMTAEHIISEPLENYEKLTKREQRIRIIELLERVGLSEKDLKKYPHQFSGGQLQRINIARAIALNPKLIVLDESVSSLDMVTQSLILQLLEKLKQDFGLAYLFITHDIKVAFSISDRIGVLEKGELIELYNSKDDFFSSQHPVVKRLRSSILAEHPRFRKLIGTT from the coding sequence TTGAGCTTATTACAGGTAAAACAAGTACACCTTAGCTTTAATTCTAAGAAACTATTTAAAGAAAACACCCTATCAAATAAAGTTCTTAATGATGTTTCTTTTACTATTGAAGAGGGAACATGTTTGGGCTTAATAGGTACAAGCGGAGCCGGAAAAAGTACTTTAGGAAAAGTAATTCTCGGAATTCAACCTCCACAACAAGGTCAAGTTTTGTTTCAAGGATATGATATATATAATATTGGGAAAGTAACACAACAAAAACTACGTCGTGATTTACAAGTTGTATTTCAAGACTCATATTCAGCAGTTAACCCGCGGATGACAGCTGAACATATTATTAGTGAACCACTAGAAAACTATGAAAAATTAACAAAAAGAGAACAAAGAATAAGAATTATTGAGCTTTTAGAAAGAGTGGGATTAAGTGAAAAGGATTTAAAAAAATATCCACATCAATTTAGTGGCGGACAACTACAAAGAATAAACATTGCTAGAGCGATCGCTCTTAATCCAAAGTTAATTGTTCTTGATGAATCAGTAAGTAGTTTGGATATGGTAACACAAAGCTTAATTTTACAATTATTAGAGAAATTGAAACAGGACTTCGGTTTAGCGTATCTTTTTATTACCCATGATATTAAAGTGGCTTTTTCCATTTCTGACCGTATAGGTGTACTTGAAAAAGGAGAATTAATTGAACTTTACAATTCAAAAGATGATTTTTTTTCATCGCAACATCCTGTTGTTAAAAGGCTAAGATCTTCTATTCTTGCGGAACACCCACGCTTTCGTAAACTCATCGGGACAACATAA
- a CDS encoding PcfB family protein translates to MNVDEHTLNAIEIVSEGTKLTSQLLLYLMKSVVNIFEKKAEKIVIDGSHKEGKQKINDLLKKHKARIETIDGNLTKEELRDYQREFKKLGVDFSVVKNGKDSYSFFFASEHANVIEKGLRNVLELKSRVKDNKEVQEAELQLNAEKHKLSEGEIKKTKNIYDSSSVYIILSTEDKKKILDDVNKLGFGQKYDSLVAFDEGNINEIHLKNKRNNSLGNGDLKIEVDKYTGKVTIYEKVGETRDKSEYLMKQKNIDVSINIEDKKKVLEYPDISELSESEKALFNKMKARDEIAKKVESEIKVELQISIPNELSRTDKGPTTEMKTTEPNNSEIKTKEEAKSILHEKLSKLDDKELDLFVQYKTYENEVEPPKYNLSKGYAEADKVTEMQKSFPNDLAKEIKFLDSGIKTPIEVNNSKKLTTKEILNEAKKHQMERQKQKESVNTKAFSIEALKNKIEEIKGKTDKKAVIKKEEQSL, encoded by the coding sequence GTGAATGTCGATGAACATACATTAAATGCAATAGAGATTGTCTCAGAAGGAACAAAGTTAACTAGTCAATTACTTTTATACCTTATGAAAAGTGTTGTTAATATTTTTGAAAAAAAAGCAGAAAAAATAGTTATTGATGGTTCTCATAAAGAAGGGAAGCAAAAGATCAATGACCTATTAAAAAAGCATAAAGCTAGAATTGAAACAATTGATGGTAACTTAACTAAAGAAGAACTAAGAGATTATCAAAGGGAATTTAAAAAGCTAGGTGTAGATTTTTCAGTGGTTAAAAATGGAAAAGATAGCTATTCTTTCTTTTTCGCTAGTGAACATGCGAATGTTATTGAAAAAGGACTTAGGAATGTCCTTGAATTAAAAAGTAGAGTTAAAGACAACAAAGAAGTGCAAGAGGCAGAACTTCAATTAAACGCTGAAAAACACAAATTGTCCGAGGGGGAAATCAAAAAAACTAAAAATATCTATGATAGCTCATCCGTGTACATAATCCTATCCACTGAAGACAAAAAAAAGATTTTAGATGATGTTAATAAGTTGGGATTTGGTCAGAAATATGACTCACTAGTAGCTTTTGACGAAGGAAATATAAATGAAATCCATTTAAAAAATAAAAGAAATAATTCATTGGGTAATGGAGACTTAAAGATTGAAGTAGATAAATATACAGGAAAGGTAACTATTTATGAAAAAGTTGGAGAGACTCGTGATAAATCTGAGTATCTAATGAAACAAAAAAACATTGATGTATCTATTAATATCGAAGACAAAAAAAAGGTTTTAGAATACCCAGATATAAGTGAATTATCCGAAAGTGAAAAGGCCCTCTTTAACAAGATGAAAGCTCGTGATGAAATCGCAAAAAAAGTAGAGAGTGAAATCAAAGTTGAATTACAAATATCAATTCCCAATGAGTTATCCCGAACAGATAAAGGTCCAACTACTGAAATGAAGACTACCGAACCTAATAATAGTGAAATAAAGACAAAAGAAGAAGCAAAGTCAATCCTCCACGAAAAATTATCTAAACTAGATGATAAAGAACTCGATTTATTCGTGCAGTATAAAACATATGAAAATGAAGTCGAACCACCAAAGTACAATTTATCCAAAGGATATGCTGAAGCAGATAAAGTAACAGAAATGCAAAAAAGCTTTCCAAATGATTTAGCAAAAGAAATAAAGTTTTTAGACAGCGGAATTAAGACCCCCATCGAAGTTAACAACAGCAAAAAATTGACAACAAAAGAAATTCTTAATGAAGCAAAAAAACACCAAATGGAACGTCAAAAGCAAAAAGAAAGTGTGAATACTAAAGCTTTTTCAATAGAAGCTCTCAAAAATAAAATTGAAGAAATTAAAGGTAAAACAGACAAAAAAGCAGTTATTAAGAAGGAAGAGCAATCACTATAA
- a CDS encoding VirB6/TrbL-like conjugal transfer protein, CD1112 family, which produces MIDAIEEWFLDTITAFVAWNLRLTHNLFTHSINTVQTQVSETPTEFSATLVETLREISDLAIMPVAGLLLTYVFCYEIYNLVVEKNRGNDFDTGQMFYLIFKTAIIILLITNSFDITLAFFDLGKWITNRVPEATLTLPPNITSSIVDSIDTVGTAFGMVGLSVIILIVTFFMTGIIYLVAWTRIITILLYISIAPLPFSTLMNRDWVGSIGQTYLKHLLALMLQGYFMLVCLIVYAGLLEKTVVMITEQSQPIFGLLLLLVSMAILTLTLTRTHTLAKSVVGVV; this is translated from the coding sequence ATGATCGATGCTATAGAAGAATGGTTTCTTGATACCATTACAGCATTTGTTGCATGGAATCTTAGACTAACGCACAATCTTTTTACTCACAGTATTAATACTGTACAAACACAAGTAAGCGAAACCCCTACAGAATTTAGTGCAACGCTCGTAGAAACACTAAGGGAAATATCAGATTTAGCTATAATGCCTGTCGCAGGATTGCTATTAACCTATGTGTTTTGTTACGAGATTTATAATCTTGTTGTGGAGAAAAACAGAGGAAATGATTTTGATACAGGACAAATGTTTTATCTCATTTTCAAGACAGCCATTATCATATTGTTGATTACAAATAGTTTTGATATTACTTTGGCGTTTTTTGATTTAGGAAAATGGATAACAAATCGTGTTCCTGAAGCTACATTGACACTTCCTCCTAATATAACAAGTTCAATTGTTGATTCAATTGACACCGTAGGAACTGCATTCGGTATGGTGGGTTTATCCGTTATCATTTTAATCGTGACGTTTTTCATGACTGGCATTATCTATCTCGTAGCATGGACGAGGATCATTACCATTTTGCTTTATATCTCAATCGCACCACTACCCTTTTCAACTTTAATGAATCGTGATTGGGTGGGTTCGATTGGTCAAACATACTTGAAACATTTGCTAGCACTAATGCTACAAGGTTATTTCATGCTAGTGTGTTTGATTGTATATGCTGGCTTACTAGAAAAAACAGTAGTTATGATTACTGAACAAAGTCAACCGATTTTCGGACTTTTGCTGTTACTAGTATCCATGGCTATCCTAACGCTCACTTTAACCCGAACACACACATTAGCTAAATCAGTTGTGGGGGTAGTCTAA